From the Leucobacter denitrificans genome, one window contains:
- a CDS encoding HesB/IscA family protein, translating into MSNDTAVREHGVALSPTAQEKVRSLLSQEGRDDLRLRIAVQPGGCSGLIYQLFFDERQLENDAVVSFEGVEVVVDQMSVPYLDGATIDFEDTIQKQGFTIDNPNAAGSCACGDSFS; encoded by the coding sequence ATGAGCAATGACACCGCAGTGCGCGAGCACGGAGTGGCTCTCAGTCCAACAGCACAAGAAAAGGTGCGTAGTCTCCTGAGCCAGGAGGGACGCGACGATCTTCGTCTGCGAATTGCCGTTCAGCCAGGTGGCTGCTCGGGCCTCATTTATCAGCTGTTTTTTGATGAGCGGCAACTTGAGAATGATGCCGTTGTTTCGTTCGAAGGTGTCGAGGTCGTGGTGGATCAGATGAGCGTCCCGTATCTCGATGGTGCAACGATCGATTTCGAAGACACAATTCAAAAGCAGGGCTTCACCATCGACAATCCCAATGCAGCAGGGAGCTGCGCATGTGGAGATAGCTTTAGCTAA
- a CDS encoding DUF3043 domain-containing protein, whose translation MSSAKPDPSAGSAEDENSETVGKGRPTPSRKQAQAANARPIVGSRDKSLRKQQRQTQNEARERARLGMMAGEERYLTPRDKGPQRRFIRDYVDARWNAGELLIPVMVIFLIVALFPGWVQVYGVFFVWAFLLVAILDAILLTFTLKRKLSAKFGEDNIQSGYRWYAAMRALQFRMLRMPKPQVKRGQYPS comes from the coding sequence ATGAGCTCTGCTAAGCCAGACCCTTCGGCCGGATCCGCAGAGGACGAGAATTCAGAGACGGTCGGCAAAGGCCGACCCACCCCTTCGAGAAAGCAAGCACAAGCTGCAAATGCGCGACCGATCGTTGGCTCTCGAGACAAATCTCTCCGCAAGCAGCAACGACAGACCCAGAATGAGGCACGAGAACGCGCACGCCTCGGCATGATGGCGGGTGAGGAACGCTATCTGACGCCTCGAGATAAGGGCCCACAGCGACGGTTTATTCGCGACTATGTCGATGCGCGCTGGAACGCTGGCGAACTGTTGATTCCAGTCATGGTGATCTTCTTGATCGTGGCGCTATTTCCGGGTTGGGTGCAGGTGTACGGCGTCTTCTTTGTGTGGGCGTTCTTACTCGTCGCAATTCTTGACGCAATCTTGTTGACGTTCACGTTGAAACGCAAGCTCTCCGCGAAGTTTGGCGAAGACAATATTCAATCCGGGTACCGCTGGTACGCGGCAATGCGTGCGCTCCAGTTCAGAATGCTGCGCATGCCGAAGCCTCAGGTAAAGCGCGGTCAGTACCCGAGTTAA
- a CDS encoding quinone-dependent dihydroorotate dehydrogenase yields the protein MYSVLFNAVFKRMDPERAHHLAFPVIRALPLLGGIVAKYCGPHPSLRVRALGLEFPSPFGLAAGFDKNAEAILGLGELGFGHVEVGTVTRYAQPGNEKPRSFRLIADRGLVNRMGFNNQGSAAAVPRIERARLKRDRPIIGSNIGKSRVTEVEDAAADYIWSAERLAPISDYLAVNVSSPNTPGLRGLQELTLLEPLLKGVKEAAGDTPLLVKIAPDMDDEQIDGIVSLAVKLGLDGIIATNTTISRDGLHESAERIEEIGAGGLSGAPLAARSLEVLKRIRSTAPDDLCVIAVGGVTTAADVIERLDAGATLVQGFTAFIYEGPLWARSINRGLRKAGWRAHK from the coding sequence CTGTACTCGGTTCTGTTCAATGCGGTGTTCAAACGTATGGATCCCGAGCGAGCGCACCATCTCGCGTTTCCGGTAATCCGCGCGTTACCTCTGCTCGGTGGAATTGTGGCTAAATACTGTGGCCCACACCCGTCGCTTCGTGTACGCGCCCTTGGGTTGGAGTTTCCAAGTCCGTTCGGGCTCGCCGCGGGATTCGATAAGAACGCTGAAGCGATACTCGGTCTTGGCGAACTCGGGTTCGGGCACGTTGAGGTGGGCACCGTCACGAGATATGCACAGCCGGGAAACGAAAAGCCGCGTAGCTTTCGTCTCATTGCAGATCGCGGACTTGTAAATCGGATGGGGTTTAACAACCAAGGATCCGCTGCAGCAGTACCTCGCATCGAACGCGCACGATTGAAGCGCGACAGGCCGATCATTGGCTCGAATATCGGTAAGAGTCGAGTCACAGAAGTTGAAGATGCAGCGGCTGACTACATATGGAGTGCCGAGCGCTTAGCTCCAATTTCTGATTATCTTGCGGTGAATGTGAGTTCCCCGAATACTCCGGGGCTACGCGGCCTCCAAGAATTGACTCTGCTCGAACCCTTGCTCAAAGGTGTCAAGGAGGCAGCAGGTGACACGCCGCTGCTTGTAAAAATTGCGCCGGATATGGACGATGAGCAGATCGATGGAATCGTATCGCTCGCCGTGAAGCTTGGACTCGACGGAATTATTGCTACGAATACAACGATTTCACGTGACGGGCTGCATGAGTCTGCTGAGCGAATCGAGGAGATCGGTGCCGGTGGGCTGTCAGGAGCTCCACTCGCTGCGCGATCACTCGAGGTGCTGAAGCGCATTCGATCCACCGCACCAGACGATCTGTGTGTCATAGCGGTCGGGGGAGTGACAACTGCGGCCGACGTGATTGAGCGTCTCGACGCGGGTGCCACCCTTGTTCAAGGGTTCACCGCATTCATTTATGAGGGGCCGCTGTGGGCGCGCTCAATCAACCGTGGATTACGCAAAGCTGGTTGGCGCGCCCACAAGTAA
- the nrdR gene encoding transcriptional regulator NrdR, translating into MHCPFCRHPDSRVIDSRTADDGLSIRRRRQCPECGRRFTTTETASLTVIKRSGVVEPFSREKVMSGVRKACQGRPVTEADLAMLAQQVEESLRQSGIAQFDTNDIGVAILPHLRTLDEVAYLRFASVYQAFESLADFEAAIGDLRKTQVAASGPSSEVKE; encoded by the coding sequence ATGCACTGCCCATTTTGTAGACACCCAGACAGCCGAGTGATCGACTCGCGTACCGCTGACGATGGACTGTCGATTCGGCGTAGGCGACAGTGCCCTGAGTGCGGGCGCAGATTTACGACCACGGAGACCGCGAGTCTCACGGTGATTAAGCGTTCGGGAGTGGTCGAACCGTTCAGTCGTGAGAAAGTCATGAGTGGAGTGCGAAAAGCTTGCCAGGGACGGCCAGTGACCGAAGCTGACCTTGCCATGCTCGCGCAACAGGTTGAGGAATCGCTGCGCCAGAGTGGCATCGCGCAGTTTGATACGAACGACATCGGAGTCGCGATCTTGCCTCACCTGCGAACGCTTGATGAGGTTGCGTATCTTCGCTTTGCGAGCGTGTACCAAGCGTTTGAATCGCTTGCCGACTTTGAGGCTGCAATCGGCGATCTTCGCAAGACACAGGTTGCCGCGAGCGGCCCTTCGTCAGAAGTCAAGGAGTAA
- the hisD gene encoding histidinol dehydrogenase yields the protein MRTIDLRGRELSRAELRALVPRAAMSADEAVERVRPLLEAVATRGEEALRVQAKEFDGVDGHTLRVPPEQIEASLATCPPEVETALRELIARLRKGSAAQVPEARVTTLASGATIRQRWQPVSRVGLYAPGGKAAYPSSVIMNAVAAQTAGVPSLALASPAQRDNGGLPHQAVLWAAALCGVTELYAIGGAGAIAAFAHGVPEIGLEPVDMVTGPGNIFVAAAKRVVNGIVGIDAEAGTTEILIVADEFADPGYLAADLISQAEHDEAAASILVTDAPGLAAAVQTEVMARVEATQHAQRARTALAGPQSAIILVDDLATAVRVSNAYGPEHLEIHTVDNEATLESITDAGAIFLGPTTPVSLGDYLAGSNHVLPTGGTARFTSGLGAHTFLRAQQIIEYDRSALAEVVDPLIALARAEGLPAHGEAVTARFENRD from the coding sequence TTGCGAACCATCGACCTCAGAGGTCGCGAACTTTCCCGCGCCGAACTACGTGCGCTTGTTCCGCGTGCTGCAATGAGCGCCGACGAAGCGGTCGAACGTGTGCGTCCCCTCCTAGAGGCCGTAGCGACCCGCGGCGAAGAAGCACTGCGGGTGCAGGCAAAGGAATTCGACGGTGTTGATGGACACACGCTTCGTGTGCCGCCAGAACAGATTGAGGCGTCTCTTGCAACGTGCCCACCAGAAGTAGAAACGGCGCTGCGAGAACTCATCGCGAGACTTCGAAAGGGCTCCGCGGCCCAGGTGCCAGAAGCCCGAGTGACAACACTCGCTTCAGGTGCGACGATACGTCAACGGTGGCAGCCAGTTTCGAGGGTCGGCCTCTACGCACCCGGTGGCAAAGCAGCGTATCCATCCTCAGTCATCATGAACGCAGTTGCCGCGCAGACTGCCGGTGTGCCGAGTCTCGCGCTCGCTTCGCCAGCCCAGCGAGACAACGGGGGTCTGCCGCACCAGGCCGTTCTGTGGGCTGCCGCGCTGTGCGGCGTCACTGAGCTTTACGCGATTGGTGGCGCGGGCGCAATCGCCGCGTTTGCCCATGGGGTTCCTGAGATTGGCCTTGAGCCAGTAGACATGGTGACTGGTCCGGGAAATATCTTTGTCGCGGCAGCCAAGCGGGTGGTGAACGGTATTGTCGGAATTGACGCCGAGGCCGGTACCACTGAGATCCTCATTGTTGCCGACGAATTTGCGGATCCGGGGTATCTAGCTGCCGACCTGATCAGCCAGGCTGAGCACGACGAAGCTGCAGCCTCAATTCTTGTCACCGATGCACCCGGGCTGGCAGCCGCCGTTCAGACCGAAGTGATGGCTCGAGTCGAGGCCACGCAGCATGCCCAGCGAGCGCGTACGGCGCTTGCTGGCCCTCAGTCAGCAATTATTCTTGTCGACGATCTCGCGACCGCAGTGCGTGTGAGCAACGCATACGGCCCAGAGCACCTCGAGATCCACACGGTCGACAATGAAGCAACGCTCGAATCCATCACCGATGCCGGAGCCATTTTCCTTGGCCCAACGACTCCTGTGAGCCTCGGAGACTACCTCGCGGGCTCCAATCACGTACTCCCGACTGGGGGAACAGCTCGCTTTACTTCGGGGCTCGGTGCGCACACATTCTTGCGCGCACAGCAAATAATCGAGTACGACCGCTCGGCATTGGCCGAGGTAGTTGATCCACTCATTGCTCTCGCTCGAGCAGAGGGCCTGCCAGCTCACGGAGAAGCCGTCACGGCGAGATTTGAGAACCGAGATTAG
- a CDS encoding methyltransferase, protein MGDTTLKTDLRLLNSLRKDLESAKYFPDEIVALWGAPAERSRQRGVLIPAARMLRRLDKSPLVTLAELFLLGDEASAEDLELALPELGISGAMCLGLIASSPERSGRPSGYYRAELSLNVVSFPDPGSTRPEPGEAVPIVHWWIMSDLDDALRRGPMMSDHVMGVGGATRTLLSQMPLGGGERAMAERALDLGTGSGVVAMYLAQSGIPEVVATDISERALALAQANAALNGFSSEIEFRQGDLFGPVREEQFDLIASNPPFVVTPRTEQTDVAGAQRYEYRDGGLIGDALAARVVREAPIHLAEGGLLICLANWETPWGGDGLQRVEQWIAEASETHALDAWVIERDVVDTVQYAETWARDGGARPGSSEHSLLMSAWMDDFEDRHIVSIGLGSIRLQRTDKKAGIVRTEQAMGIFTEDWPGRSLQTAFESGVRSERMSDEDVLAAHWVCSPRVFEERDHKPGQDAPRALRLVTDAPIGRRMDVDPLLAAAVGASDGDLSLSQIAGALATLFEVNEEETSDVLVEGIRELAWYGVVTPASR, encoded by the coding sequence ATGGGAGACACGACCCTGAAGACCGACCTACGACTCCTAAATTCGCTCCGCAAAGATTTAGAGTCAGCAAAGTACTTCCCAGACGAAATTGTTGCACTCTGGGGTGCTCCCGCCGAAAGGTCTCGCCAGCGAGGAGTACTTATTCCTGCCGCTCGAATGCTGCGGCGACTCGATAAGAGTCCACTGGTCACCCTCGCAGAACTCTTCCTTCTCGGCGACGAGGCTTCGGCCGAAGATCTCGAACTTGCGTTACCGGAGCTCGGCATCTCGGGGGCTATGTGTCTTGGGCTGATAGCTTCATCGCCTGAGCGCTCGGGACGACCTTCTGGCTATTACCGAGCCGAACTTTCGCTTAATGTGGTGTCGTTCCCCGATCCGGGGTCAACGCGACCTGAGCCGGGCGAGGCAGTGCCCATTGTGCATTGGTGGATCATGTCGGATCTCGACGACGCCTTGCGTCGCGGGCCTATGATGTCTGATCACGTCATGGGTGTCGGGGGTGCGACACGAACATTGCTTTCGCAAATGCCACTTGGTGGAGGCGAACGTGCGATGGCAGAGCGAGCATTAGATTTGGGAACCGGCAGTGGCGTTGTAGCCATGTACCTGGCGCAGTCGGGAATTCCTGAGGTCGTTGCGACGGATATCTCCGAGCGCGCACTTGCCCTGGCCCAAGCAAATGCGGCGCTGAACGGGTTTTCTTCCGAGATCGAGTTTCGGCAGGGTGATCTCTTTGGCCCGGTTCGCGAGGAGCAATTCGATCTCATTGCGTCGAATCCTCCGTTCGTTGTCACTCCACGTACTGAGCAAACCGATGTCGCTGGTGCGCAGCGATACGAGTATCGCGACGGCGGGTTGATCGGCGATGCACTCGCGGCACGGGTAGTTCGTGAGGCGCCGATCCACCTGGCTGAGGGTGGGCTACTCATCTGTCTCGCGAACTGGGAGACACCGTGGGGCGGTGATGGTCTTCAGCGGGTAGAACAGTGGATCGCGGAGGCCTCTGAGACGCACGCGCTCGATGCGTGGGTCATCGAGCGCGATGTAGTCGACACGGTGCAATACGCCGAGACCTGGGCCCGCGATGGCGGAGCTAGACCGGGTAGTTCAGAGCATTCGCTGCTGATGTCGGCATGGATGGATGATTTCGAAGATCGGCATATTGTGTCAATCGGACTCGGATCGATTCGGCTGCAGCGCACTGACAAAAAAGCGGGAATTGTGCGAACTGAGCAAGCGATGGGCATTTTCACTGAAGATTGGCCCGGTCGGTCGCTACAAACTGCATTTGAGTCAGGAGTGCGTTCGGAGCGGATGAGTGATGAGGATGTGCTCGCTGCTCACTGGGTGTGCAGTCCGCGCGTATTCGAGGAGCGTGACCATAAACCGGGGCAGGATGCTCCGCGCGCTTTACGGCTCGTGACCGATGCTCCGATTGGACGCCGAATGGATGTCGATCCACTACTTGCTGCTGCGGTTGGGGCGAGTGACGGCGATCTCAGCCTGTCGCAGATTGCCGGGGCGCTCGCGACGTTATTTGAGGTGAACGAGGAGGAGACGTCGGACGTGCTCGTCGAAGGAATTCGGGAGCTCGCATGGTACGGCGTGGTCACACCCGCGTCTCGATAG
- a CDS encoding NAD(P)-dependent oxidoreductase, producing MSSIVVFGGSGYAGGHIVEAAAVRGLDVKCVTRKESATQIAGVTYSLGSLLDSDDRSKALAGAEVLIIAVSPRGDMAGRTRAAIADMATDAERAGVRLGVVGGAGSLLVSEGGPRLLELDEFAEEFRPEAEEMSGVLDDLRAREGTLDWFLVSPAAEFGAHSAGEYLGEYRVGGDVLLTDDQGRSAISGADFGVAVVDEIESPVHHRARFTVAY from the coding sequence ATGTCGTCGATTGTTGTGTTCGGTGGAAGTGGGTACGCGGGTGGTCACATCGTTGAGGCTGCGGCAGTGCGAGGCCTCGACGTGAAGTGCGTGACACGCAAGGAATCTGCGACGCAGATTGCCGGGGTAACGTACTCCCTTGGATCGCTGCTCGACTCTGATGACCGATCGAAGGCATTAGCTGGCGCCGAGGTCCTAATCATTGCCGTTTCACCGAGAGGCGACATGGCCGGCAGAACACGAGCAGCGATTGCCGATATGGCTACAGATGCGGAGCGTGCGGGAGTGCGACTTGGCGTCGTCGGAGGCGCGGGATCACTGCTCGTGAGCGAAGGTGGCCCGCGACTTCTTGAGCTCGATGAATTTGCCGAAGAATTTCGCCCCGAAGCGGAGGAAATGTCTGGAGTGCTCGACGATCTGCGAGCTCGCGAGGGAACCCTGGACTGGTTTCTTGTCAGTCCTGCTGCTGAATTTGGCGCGCACTCGGCGGGGGAGTACCTCGGCGAGTACAGGGTCGGTGGAGACGTGCTTCTCACAGACGACCAGGGAAGGTCTGCGATCAGTGGAGCAGATTTCGGGGTCGCAGTCGTCGACGAAATCGAATCTCCGGTGCATCACCGCGCCCGCTTTACTGTCGCGTATTGA
- a CDS encoding glutamate synthase subunit beta: MADPRGFLKVRERELAPKRPVALRLMDWREVVDPADPTLVARQASRCMDCGVAFCHQGCPLGNLIPEWNDLTWRGREREALDRLHATNNFPEFTGRACPAPCESACVLGINQPAVTIKQIENSIIDEGFAHGWVVPQPPERLTGRTVAIVGSGPAGLAAAQQLTRAGHTVAVYERDEEPGGLLRFGIPDFKLEKSLVARRIEQMKAEGTRFRCGVTIGTDMSWHELRRRYDAVIVATGATVPRSLDLPGRELGGIHYAMEYLTASNRAQFGSGNLSDIDAAGRHVVVIGGGDTGSDCVGTAHRQGAASVTSLAIGRMPGTERSHSEPWPVHPKLFEISSSHEEGGDRSFLVSTVEYVGDESGNLKSLKIAETQYTDSGRIPTPGTERLIDADLVFIAMGFTGPEPLEEAEVPLQFGATGGFERESDFSTDLPGVFVAGDAGRGQSLIVWAIAEGRAAAASVDAYLTGGTVLPSPVGAHDRAFA; this comes from the coding sequence ATGGCTGATCCCCGTGGGTTTTTAAAGGTGCGTGAGCGCGAGCTTGCACCAAAGCGTCCTGTGGCTCTGAGGCTCATGGACTGGCGCGAAGTCGTTGACCCCGCAGACCCAACGCTGGTTGCCCGCCAGGCGTCACGCTGCATGGACTGCGGAGTCGCGTTCTGTCACCAAGGGTGCCCCCTCGGCAATCTGATCCCCGAATGGAATGATCTGACTTGGCGAGGCCGAGAACGTGAAGCGCTCGATCGGTTGCACGCGACAAACAACTTTCCCGAGTTCACGGGTCGCGCATGCCCTGCTCCGTGCGAATCGGCGTGTGTGCTCGGCATCAATCAGCCAGCAGTCACGATCAAGCAGATCGAGAACAGCATTATCGATGAGGGCTTCGCCCACGGTTGGGTCGTGCCTCAGCCTCCTGAGCGGCTGACCGGTCGGACCGTCGCGATTGTCGGATCGGGGCCAGCGGGGCTCGCCGCTGCCCAGCAACTCACGCGTGCTGGTCATACCGTCGCGGTGTATGAGCGGGATGAGGAACCGGGCGGCCTGCTGAGGTTCGGAATCCCTGATTTTAAGCTCGAGAAGTCCCTCGTCGCGAGGCGAATCGAGCAGATGAAAGCCGAGGGTACCCGCTTTCGCTGCGGTGTCACGATTGGTACAGATATGTCGTGGCATGAGTTGCGTCGCCGTTATGACGCGGTGATTGTTGCGACCGGTGCAACAGTTCCGCGTTCTCTTGACCTTCCCGGGCGTGAACTCGGTGGGATCCACTATGCAATGGAGTATCTGACAGCATCGAACCGTGCCCAGTTCGGATCGGGAAATTTGAGTGACATTGATGCCGCCGGAAGACATGTAGTGGTTATCGGTGGCGGTGACACCGGTTCTGACTGTGTCGGTACGGCGCATCGTCAGGGGGCTGCGTCAGTGACGAGCCTTGCAATCGGAAGAATGCCTGGAACCGAGCGTAGTCATTCGGAGCCATGGCCCGTGCATCCGAAGCTCTTCGAAATCTCGAGCTCTCACGAAGAAGGCGGTGACCGTTCCTTCCTCGTTTCGACCGTTGAGTATGTCGGCGACGAGAGTGGAAACCTTAAGTCGCTCAAAATTGCCGAAACACAGTACACAGACAGTGGTCGTATTCCGACTCCCGGTACGGAGCGTCTTATCGACGCAGATCTCGTGTTCATAGCGATGGGGTTCACTGGGCCGGAGCCGCTTGAAGAGGCAGAAGTTCCACTTCAGTTTGGTGCTACGGGCGGGTTTGAACGCGAAAGTGATTTCTCAACGGACCTCCCGGGGGTGTTTGTCGCGGGCGACGCCGGTCGCGGTCAATCCCTTATCGTTTGGGCGATAGCGGAGGGACGTGCTGCGGCTGCTTCGGTCGATGCATACCTCACCGGTGGAACCGTGCTTCCGTCACCTGTAGGAGCCCACGACCGCGCATTCGCGTGA